A section of the Candidatus Methylomirabilis sp. genome encodes:
- a CDS encoding DUF465 domain-containing protein → MNETEAQLFARLKEGHAEFRRLVEKHREFDQKIGEFDRIYYLTSEQERKRKELQKMKLVVKDQMYAIMRQYMGQNEKVLSS, encoded by the coding sequence ATGAATGAAACGGAGGCGCAGCTCTTTGCGCGGCTGAAGGAGGGGCACGCCGAATTCCGCCGCCTCGTAGAGAAGCACCGGGAGTTCGACCAGAAGATCGGGGAGTTCGACCGGATCTACTACCTCACGAGCGAGCAGGAGCGGAAGCGCAAAGAGCTGCAGAAGATGAAGCTGGTGGTGAAGGACCAGATGTACGCCATCATGCGCCAGTATATGGGGCAGAATGAGAAGGTTCTCTCATCTTGA